The following proteins are encoded in a genomic region of Flammeovirga pectinis:
- a CDS encoding tetratricopeptide repeat protein, producing MNNFYTLFFLFYLSTLSICVGQQANVDELKIQLANAPKDQKADVLMELMWESRDINPDDAIGYGEEILKITENSKTYSKRPKVLNLIGVACRNKGDYTLALDYYKQALLQADISNDTVQKGYAYINIGQLYHFQGNQYKALKNMKEALLVSNKINDLEMSGYCYMNLGDIQLSNGHYELALENYKKSLVVRDKTNNIQGRAATLKSIGDAYLSAGNPFYARNEFQKALKISNEIDYNSIQYSCKAAIGDTYFYSSEDSLDDALRYYQEAYRGFVKIKSPLQQAKVLEKIAKIYLVQGRLNRAIQYSEKGLTIAENLPALHEALLLTTILSKAYEKRGDIHNQNEYLKKQLYYLYLYQDAEQARKTQMLENSIQMASKEKEIDQLHQNNSLAKNKIKNQEYFIIAFFILLLLLGAVIYLINNKRKRIHEFSIKLKEKAREINQQKTIIDQKAVEEHELNMQLVEKNKELENSLEQTQMMHKQLEKSEKLALVGQMMAVVAHEINNPTNFISNNITPIGENLKEVFEIIKDQDVANKDEVLEDIEESILLLEGIEDGVKRIIEISSDLKNVVRNNNGHALPFDINENLENVSNLIYKKYKYDEIEVIKEYQSDLPEITCLGGKISQVFINLIDNAFQAVKENSTDVKMITINTELRKKNICISISDTGGGIKDADHLFEAFYTTKKEGLGIGLMICKRIVQKHNGSLGAFNNQKGGATFTIQLPLEYIDKND from the coding sequence ATGAATAATTTTTATACACTTTTCTTCTTATTCTATTTAAGCACTCTCTCCATTTGTGTTGGTCAGCAAGCTAATGTCGACGAATTGAAAATTCAGTTAGCCAATGCCCCCAAAGACCAAAAGGCAGATGTGCTGATGGAATTAATGTGGGAATCTAGAGATATCAATCCAGATGATGCAATTGGTTATGGAGAAGAGATATTAAAAATTACGGAGAATAGTAAGACATATTCTAAAAGACCAAAAGTACTTAACCTTATTGGTGTAGCCTGCAGAAATAAAGGAGATTATACACTAGCTCTTGATTATTATAAACAAGCATTACTACAAGCTGACATTTCTAATGATACTGTTCAAAAAGGATATGCCTATATAAATATTGGTCAGTTGTATCATTTTCAAGGAAACCAATATAAGGCTCTAAAAAATATGAAAGAGGCCTTACTTGTTAGTAATAAAATTAATGATTTAGAAATGTCTGGTTATTGTTACATGAATCTGGGTGATATTCAACTTAGTAATGGACATTATGAATTGGCATTAGAAAATTACAAAAAATCTCTTGTTGTAAGAGATAAAACCAATAATATTCAAGGTAGAGCTGCCACTTTAAAAAGTATTGGCGATGCGTACCTCTCTGCAGGAAACCCATTCTATGCTAGAAATGAATTTCAGAAGGCTCTCAAAATAAGTAACGAAATAGATTATAACAGTATTCAATATTCTTGCAAAGCTGCAATTGGAGATACTTATTTTTACAGTTCAGAAGATAGTTTAGATGATGCTCTTAGATATTACCAAGAAGCGTACAGAGGGTTTGTTAAAATTAAATCGCCTTTACAACAAGCAAAAGTATTAGAAAAAATTGCTAAAATTTACCTCGTACAAGGTCGTTTAAATAGAGCTATTCAATATTCTGAAAAAGGTTTAACAATTGCAGAAAATTTACCAGCTCTCCACGAAGCCTTATTATTAACAACAATACTATCTAAGGCTTACGAGAAAAGAGGTGATATTCACAACCAAAATGAGTACCTAAAAAAGCAACTTTACTATTTGTATTTGTATCAAGATGCAGAACAAGCTAGAAAAACTCAGATGTTAGAAAATTCTATTCAGATGGCATCAAAAGAGAAAGAGATTGATCAATTACATCAGAATAATTCTTTAGCTAAAAATAAAATTAAGAATCAAGAGTATTTTATTATTGCCTTTTTTATTCTTTTACTCCTTTTAGGTGCAGTGATATACCTTATAAATAATAAAAGAAAGCGTATTCATGAATTTAGTATCAAATTAAAAGAGAAAGCAAGAGAGATAAATCAACAAAAAACAATTATTGATCAAAAGGCTGTTGAAGAGCATGAGCTAAATATGCAGCTTGTTGAGAAAAATAAGGAATTAGAGAATAGCCTTGAGCAAACTCAAATGATGCATAAGCAGTTAGAAAAATCAGAAAAACTTGCATTAGTTGGACAGATGATGGCTGTAGTTGCACATGAAATTAACAATCCCACCAACTTTATTTCTAATAATATCACTCCAATTGGAGAAAATTTAAAAGAAGTTTTTGAGATAATTAAAGATCAAGATGTTGCCAATAAAGATGAAGTTTTAGAAGATATTGAAGAGTCTATTTTATTACTTGAAGGTATTGAAGATGGAGTAAAAAGAATTATTGAAATATCATCAGATTTAAAAAATGTTGTTAGAAATAACAATGGACATGCTTTACCTTTTGATATAAATGAAAATCTTGAAAATGTATCTAACCTTATTTATAAGAAGTATAAGTATGATGAAATAGAGGTAATTAAAGAATATCAATCTGACCTTCCTGAAATAACCTGTTTGGGAGGGAAAATCTCTCAGGTATTTATTAATCTAATTGATAATGCTTTCCAAGCTGTAAAAGAAAATAGTACCGATGTAAAAATGATTACTATAAATACAGAGTTGAGAAAGAAAAACATTTGTATTAGTATTAGTGATACTGGTGGTGGAATTAAAGATGCTGATCATCTTTTTGAAGCTTTTTATACTACTAAAAAAGAAGGGTTAGGTATTGGTCTTATGATCTGTAAACGTATTGTACAAAAACACAACGGCTCTTTGGGTGCTTTTAATAACCAAAAAGGAGGAGCCACATTTACCATACAACTCCCCCTTGAATATATTGACAAAAACGACTAA
- the cysD gene encoding sulfate adenylyltransferase subunit CysD has protein sequence MQSHTLTHLKQLESEAIYVFREVVAQFERPAMLFSGGKDSIVMLHLARKAFWPDKVPFPLIHVDTGHNFPEAIDYRDWLVEEYDLDLIVGSVQGSIDKGTAVEERGVNPSRNGLQAITLLETLEEYKVDAAFGGGRRDEEKARAKERFFSHRDEFGQWNPKNQRPELWTLYNGHYNEDEHFRIFPISNWTEMDVWQYIALEKIALPSIYFAHKRPVVERNGILLAESPWNTLLKDEKYEERLIRYRTLGDMTCTGAVLSDADDLAGIIQEVASSRTTERGNRSDDKRSEAAMEERKLQGYF, from the coding sequence ATGCAGTCTCATACACTGACACACCTAAAACAACTAGAATCTGAAGCAATATATGTTTTCAGAGAAGTTGTGGCGCAATTTGAGCGTCCAGCGATGCTCTTTTCAGGAGGAAAAGACTCTATTGTGATGTTACATTTAGCTAGAAAAGCTTTCTGGCCTGATAAAGTACCATTCCCTTTAATTCATGTAGATACTGGACATAACTTCCCAGAAGCAATTGATTATAGAGATTGGTTGGTAGAAGAATATGATCTTGATTTAATTGTTGGGTCTGTTCAAGGATCAATTGATAAAGGAACTGCAGTGGAAGAAAGAGGAGTAAACCCATCTAGAAATGGTTTACAAGCAATTACTCTTTTGGAAACTTTAGAAGAATATAAAGTAGATGCTGCCTTTGGTGGTGGACGTAGAGACGAAGAAAAAGCAAGAGCTAAAGAACGTTTCTTCTCTCACCGTGACGAATTTGGGCAGTGGAATCCAAAAAATCAACGTCCTGAATTATGGACGTTATATAATGGACATTATAACGAAGATGAGCATTTCCGTATTTTCCCAATTTCAAATTGGACGGAAATGGATGTATGGCAATATATCGCTTTAGAAAAAATTGCTTTACCATCTATTTATTTTGCTCATAAGAGACCAGTTGTAGAACGTAATGGAATCTTGTTGGCTGAATCTCCTTGGAATACTTTACTTAAAGACGAAAAGTACGAAGAGCGTTTAATTCGTTACCGTACTTTAGGTGATATGACTTGTACTGGTGCAGTACTTTCAGATGCCGACGACTTAGCTGGTATTATTCAAGAAGTAGCTTCTTCTAGAACTACAGAAAGAGGAAACAGATCTGACGATAAAAGATCTGAAGCAGCAATGGAGGAAAGAAAATTACAAGGTTACTTCTAA
- a CDS encoding hydroxymethylglutaryl-CoA reductase yields MLLKQLYTRGSLNNTERGIEFSIKNRLKDAEIKELLHIKIDGKEVDLSKVIFNTSEEKEIYSSTITKDNRLSFPLRQTLHLEVLDHPQLAVEKHDVEVSVKASPFGTLKFSVTDSIATEKDDEIKIPRDDMDDYGEEIIKTRQKFVEDFSGAKVNHIGKYSIDPHELNGNIEHFTGVAQIPLGFAGPVKINGEHAIGDFMVPMATTEGTLVASYNRGMKIANLCGGIKVSVVDDAMQRAPVFEFEDARGARDFVTWVKLNFKKIKEEAESTSSIADLVYIDHFLSNKFAFLRFNFKTGDAAGQNMVGRATFAASSWILDQYMGIKNFFLESNFATDKKASQINIMRTRGKRVTAEITLKKEVLQQYMRVDPEQLDHHARISAIGSFLSGVNNTGLHSPNGITAMFIATGQDVANVSESSAGIIYTELTKSGDLYFSITIPSLIIATYGGGTGIGTQKESLELMNCYGKGKAYKFAEIVAGVVLAGEISLASAISSSDWVSSHEQYGRNR; encoded by the coding sequence ATGCTTCTTAAGCAGCTTTATACAAGAGGCAGCCTAAACAATACAGAAAGAGGTATTGAGTTTTCAATCAAAAATAGACTCAAAGATGCTGAAATAAAAGAACTTCTTCATATAAAAATTGATGGTAAAGAAGTTGATTTATCTAAGGTTATTTTTAATACTAGTGAAGAGAAAGAAATTTATTCTTCTACAATCACAAAAGACAATAGATTATCTTTCCCCCTTAGACAAACTTTACATCTAGAAGTCCTTGATCACCCACAATTAGCTGTAGAAAAACACGATGTTGAGGTATCTGTAAAGGCCTCTCCTTTTGGTACATTAAAATTCTCTGTTACAGACTCTATTGCAACAGAAAAAGATGATGAAATCAAAATCCCTAGAGATGACATGGATGACTATGGTGAGGAAATTATCAAAACAAGACAAAAATTTGTTGAAGATTTCTCTGGAGCTAAGGTTAATCATATTGGAAAATATTCTATCGATCCACATGAACTAAATGGTAATATTGAACACTTTACAGGTGTAGCTCAAATACCACTAGGTTTTGCAGGCCCAGTTAAGATTAATGGAGAACATGCTATTGGAGACTTTATGGTACCTATGGCAACTACAGAAGGTACTCTTGTTGCATCTTACAATAGAGGTATGAAAATAGCCAACCTTTGTGGTGGAATAAAAGTATCTGTTGTTGACGATGCAATGCAAAGAGCTCCTGTTTTTGAATTCGAAGACGCAAGAGGTGCTCGTGACTTTGTTACATGGGTTAAATTAAACTTTAAGAAAATTAAAGAAGAAGCGGAAAGTACTTCATCTATTGCAGATTTAGTTTACATCGACCACTTCCTTTCTAATAAGTTTGCCTTCTTACGTTTTAACTTTAAAACTGGAGATGCCGCTGGTCAGAACATGGTTGGTAGAGCCACATTTGCTGCTAGTAGTTGGATTTTAGATCAATATATGGGCATTAAAAACTTCTTCTTGGAGTCTAATTTTGCTACTGATAAAAAAGCTTCTCAAATTAATATTATGCGTACACGTGGTAAGCGTGTTACTGCAGAAATTACTTTAAAGAAAGAAGTCCTTCAACAATACATGCGTGTTGATCCAGAACAATTAGATCACCATGCTAGAATCTCTGCTATTGGTTCTTTCTTATCTGGAGTTAACAATACAGGTTTACATTCTCCAAATGGTATTACAGCAATGTTTATTGCCACAGGACAGGATGTTGCCAACGTATCAGAATCAAGTGCTGGAATTATTTACACAGAACTTACTAAAAGTGGGGACTTGTACTTCTCTATCACTATACCATCTCTAATTATTGCAACGTATGGCGGTGGTACAGGTATTGGCACTCAGAAAGAGAGTTTAGAGTTAATGAATTGCTACGGTAAAGGGAAAGCATATAAATTTGCTGAAATTGTTGCGGGTGTTGTTTTAGCGGGTGAAATATCTTTAGCTTCTGCAATCTCTTCTTCAGATTGGGTTAGTTCTCACGAACAATACGGTAGAAATAGATAA
- the cysC gene encoding adenylyl-sulfate kinase: MSEATNIHPIFNSLLSREKKEELLKQNGIVLWMTGLSGSGKSTLARALEFALNDLGYFTMLLDGDNLRTGVNSNLGFSEEDRMENVRRSAEVSKLFASAGIVTICSLISPTEEIREAAQDIIGKEDFYQVHIDCPFEVCAERDVKGLYKKALAGEIKNFTGLDSPFDIPANPFVRIPTHKQSLEESLKQLVEAVLPVIKLSE; this comes from the coding sequence ATGAGCGAAGCTACAAATATTCATCCTATTTTCAACTCTCTTTTATCAAGAGAAAAAAAGGAAGAATTATTAAAACAAAACGGAATAGTTTTGTGGATGACTGGTTTATCTGGTTCTGGAAAAAGTACATTAGCAAGAGCATTAGAGTTTGCGTTAAATGACTTAGGGTATTTTACAATGCTACTAGATGGAGATAACCTTAGAACTGGGGTTAATAGTAATTTAGGATTCTCAGAAGAAGATAGAATGGAAAACGTTCGTCGTTCTGCAGAAGTGTCTAAATTATTTGCATCAGCAGGTATAGTAACTATCTGTTCTTTAATCAGTCCAACTGAAGAAATTAGAGAAGCAGCTCAAGATATTATCGGTAAAGAAGATTTTTATCAAGTACATATAGATTGTCCTTTTGAAGTGTGTGCAGAACGCGATGTAAAAGGCTTATATAAAAAGGCATTGGCAGGGGAAATCAAAAACTTTACAGGTTTAGATTCTCCATTCGATATTCCAGCAAATCCATTTGTTCGTATACCAACGCACAAACAGAGTTTGGAAGAAAGTTTAAAACAACTTGTAGAAGCTGTTTTGCCAGTAATTAAATTATCAGAATAA
- a CDS encoding DNA gyrase/topoisomerase IV subunit A, whose translation MENEQSTNNSEHRDSNVVHIDGMYQNWFLDYASYVILERAVPSIYDGLKPVQRRILHAMKELDDGRFNKVANIIGSTMQFHPHGDASIGDAIVNLGQKELLIETQGNWGDIRTGDSAAAARYIEARLSKFALEVVFNPKTTDWQLSYDGRKREPINLPVKFPLLLAQGVEGIAVGLATKIMPHNVKELIKASIDILKDKKIQLVPDFPTGGLADCSNYNNGLKGGKIRLRAKIESSDNKTLLIKEIPYTCTTSSLIDSVIKANDQGKIKIKKVVDNTARDVEIEIQLASGQSPDVTIAALYAFTDCEVSISPNSCVIVDEKPVFLGVEEILKNDTEHTVNLLETELKIREGELQEKILFSSLEKIFIENRIYRDIEECETWESVIETIDRGLDPYKPSFYREITEDDITRLTEIKIKRISKFDAFKADELLSSLLEELELVRYNLSNIIEYTIDYFINLLKKYGKDHERCTELSTFDTILASKVAANNAKLYVNKKEGFIGYNLKKEEGVEEVMDCSDIDDIIVYRSTGEYQITKIGEKKFVGKGILHAEVYVKGDERKVFNAIYLDGATGVTRVKRFQVSSFTRDKVYNVTKGTPKSKVLYFTSNPNGEAEVVGVSLSPNCSAKVKSFEYDFADLEIKGRTSQGNILTKYPVRRVTLKREGISTLPAIDLWYDEAVGLLNKDSNGKYLGKFKDEDRIIVFYEDGEYELTNYEVIHRYDAKRVVLIEKFLPYKAISAVHYDTNHRQYYIKRFHVETSTMNKRFKFINEANASRLLLVTTQLSPEVELTYTDGRQRVRKHVNLKEFVEVKGWKALGNKLPYDKVTDAKITSEDDPVDQIVSGDEKKDDNKDDGRDSLRMF comes from the coding sequence GTGGAAAACGAGCAATCAACAAATAATTCAGAACATAGAGATAGTAATGTAGTTCACATAGATGGTATGTATCAGAACTGGTTCTTAGATTATGCATCTTATGTAATCTTAGAAAGAGCGGTACCTAGTATTTATGATGGTTTAAAACCTGTTCAAAGAAGGATTCTTCATGCAATGAAGGAGCTTGATGATGGACGTTTTAATAAGGTAGCTAATATTATTGGTTCTACTATGCAGTTTCATCCACACGGTGACGCATCTATTGGAGATGCTATCGTGAACCTTGGTCAGAAAGAACTTCTGATAGAAACACAAGGTAACTGGGGTGATATAAGAACTGGAGATAGTGCGGCAGCAGCAAGGTATATAGAGGCTAGGTTATCAAAATTTGCATTAGAAGTTGTATTCAATCCTAAAACAACGGATTGGCAATTATCTTATGATGGTAGAAAGAGAGAGCCAATTAATTTACCTGTAAAATTCCCATTGCTTTTAGCACAAGGAGTTGAAGGTATTGCAGTAGGTTTAGCCACTAAGATTATGCCTCATAATGTCAAAGAATTGATAAAAGCATCAATTGATATTTTAAAGGATAAAAAAATACAATTAGTTCCAGATTTCCCAACAGGTGGTTTAGCAGATTGTAGTAATTATAATAATGGTTTAAAAGGCGGTAAAATACGTCTTAGAGCTAAAATTGAATCATCTGACAATAAAACGCTGCTAATAAAAGAAATACCTTATACATGTACTACTTCTAGTTTAATTGACTCTGTGATCAAAGCAAATGATCAAGGAAAAATTAAAATTAAAAAAGTAGTTGATAATACAGCAAGAGACGTAGAGATTGAAATTCAATTGGCTAGTGGCCAATCACCAGATGTAACAATTGCAGCTTTATATGCATTTACAGATTGTGAAGTATCAATCTCCCCTAACTCTTGTGTTATTGTTGACGAGAAACCTGTTTTTTTAGGAGTTGAAGAAATTCTTAAAAATGATACAGAACATACGGTCAATTTATTAGAAACAGAATTAAAGATTAGGGAAGGTGAGTTACAAGAGAAAATCTTATTCAGTTCATTAGAAAAAATCTTTATTGAAAATAGAATCTATAGGGATATAGAAGAATGTGAAACATGGGAATCGGTTATTGAAACGATCGATAGAGGATTAGACCCTTACAAGCCAAGTTTTTATAGAGAAATTACAGAAGATGATATTACTCGTTTAACTGAGATAAAAATAAAGCGTATCTCGAAATTTGATGCGTTTAAAGCAGATGAATTATTAAGTAGTTTATTAGAGGAGTTAGAATTAGTAAGGTATAATCTATCTAATATTATAGAATATACTATTGATTACTTTATTAATTTACTTAAGAAGTATGGAAAGGACCACGAACGTTGTACAGAATTAAGTACTTTCGATACTATTTTAGCTTCTAAGGTAGCTGCTAATAACGCCAAACTATATGTTAATAAAAAAGAGGGCTTTATTGGTTATAACCTTAAAAAAGAAGAAGGTGTTGAAGAAGTAATGGATTGTTCTGACATAGACGATATTATTGTATATAGAAGTACAGGTGAATATCAGATTACTAAAATTGGAGAAAAGAAGTTTGTAGGAAAAGGAATTCTTCATGCAGAAGTATACGTTAAAGGAGATGAAAGAAAAGTATTTAATGCTATCTACCTTGATGGAGCTACGGGAGTAACAAGAGTAAAACGTTTCCAAGTATCAAGCTTTACTAGAGATAAGGTTTACAATGTAACGAAAGGGACACCAAAATCTAAGGTGCTTTACTTTACATCTAATCCAAATGGAGAGGCAGAAGTAGTTGGAGTATCTTTATCTCCGAATTGCTCTGCAAAAGTAAAATCGTTTGAATATGATTTTGCAGACCTTGAAATAAAAGGACGTACTTCGCAAGGTAATATTCTTACAAAATACCCTGTGAGAAGAGTGACACTTAAGAGAGAAGGAATTTCTACTTTACCTGCTATTGATCTTTGGTACGATGAAGCTGTTGGATTATTAAATAAAGATTCCAATGGTAAATATCTGGGTAAATTTAAAGATGAAGATCGTATCATTGTGTTCTATGAGGATGGGGAATATGAATTGACCAATTATGAGGTAATTCATAGATACGATGCTAAGCGTGTTGTATTGATAGAGAAATTCTTACCTTATAAAGCAATTTCTGCGGTACATTACGATACTAACCATAGGCAGTATTACATAAAACGTTTCCATGTAGAAACTTCTACAATGAATAAGCGTTTTAAGTTTATCAACGAAGCTAATGCATCAAGACTATTACTTGTAACAACTCAATTGTCTCCAGAGGTTGAATTAACCTATACAGATGGTAGACAACGTGTAAGGAAACATGTTAATCTTAAAGAGTTTGTTGAAGTGAAAGGATGGAAAGCTTTAGGAAATAAACTTCCTTATGATAAAGTTACAGATGCCAAAATTACATCTGAAGATGATCCCGTTGATCAGATAGTATCAGGAGATGAAAAGAAAGATGACAATAAGGATGATGGAAGAGATTCGTTAAGAATGTTCTAA
- the lpcA gene encoding D-sedoheptulose 7-phosphate isomerase: MAEHKLLIVGELKEAAEVLNRFLSDEKNIAAIDKASDLLVSSFKNEGKVMSCGNGGSHCDAMHFAEELTGRYREDRPSLGAIAISDPSHISCVSNDYGFEYVFSRYLEGVGRKGDVLFAISTSGNSQNIINAIEVAQNKGIKVIALTGKDGGKMAGLADVEIRVPHFGFADRIQEIHIKIIHILIQLIEKKMAY; the protein is encoded by the coding sequence ATGGCTGAACATAAATTATTGATAGTAGGGGAGTTAAAAGAAGCTGCAGAAGTTCTTAATCGTTTTTTATCAGATGAAAAAAATATAGCGGCTATTGATAAAGCTTCGGATTTACTAGTCTCATCATTTAAAAATGAGGGAAAAGTAATGTCATGTGGAAATGGAGGTTCTCATTGTGATGCCATGCATTTTGCAGAGGAGTTAACAGGTAGATATAGAGAGGATAGACCTTCTTTAGGTGCTATTGCCATTTCTGATCCTAGTCATATTTCTTGTGTGAGTAATGATTATGGATTTGAATATGTCTTTTCAAGATATTTAGAAGGTGTTGGACGTAAGGGTGATGTTCTTTTTGCTATTAGCACAAGTGGTAATTCTCAGAATATTATCAATGCAATAGAAGTTGCTCAGAATAAGGGTATCAAAGTAATTGCATTAACCGGAAAAGATGGAGGTAAAATGGCTGGTTTAGCTGATGTTGAAATTCGAGTGCCTCATTTTGGGTTTGCAGATAGAATTCAAGAAATACACATTAAAATCATCCACATTTTAATTCAATTGATAGAAAAGAAAATGGCATATTAG
- the cysN gene encoding sulfate adenylyltransferase subunit CysN yields MSETVLNNPSIKREDNAAAVDQSYMDMDLLRFTTAGSVDDGKSTLIGRLMYDTKSIFEDQLEAIEKSSKSRGDENVNLALLTDGLKAEREQGITIDVAYRYFATPKRKFIIADTPGHIQYTRNMVTGASTANLAIVLVDARNGVIEQTRRHTFIASLLKIKHIVVAVNKMDLVDYSEEQFNKIKADFLEMSSKIGIEDIRFIPISALKGDNVVDDSERTPWYKGGALLSNLEAVEIDEDHDLVNGRFPIQRVISPEGSDFKGFAGRVDGGILKVGDAIEALPSGTKSKIKSIETMDGKLEEAFPPMSVVLTLEDEITAERGDMLVRAENQPEKATEITATLCWMNQNALKAGSTYVLRHTSNEVKAEIKSIDEKLDINTMQNISETTELKMNEIGKVVITTKAPIFVDKYKKNRATGSLILIDEETNETVAAGMIS; encoded by the coding sequence ATGAGCGAAACAGTTTTAAATAATCCAAGTATTAAGAGAGAGGATAACGCAGCAGCAGTTGATCAATCATATATGGATATGGATTTACTACGTTTCACTACAGCAGGTAGTGTAGACGATGGTAAAAGTACCTTGATTGGTCGTTTGATGTACGACACAAAATCTATCTTCGAAGATCAGTTAGAAGCGATCGAAAAATCGAGTAAATCACGTGGTGATGAAAATGTAAACTTAGCCCTACTTACAGACGGTTTAAAAGCCGAAAGAGAGCAAGGTATTACAATTGATGTTGCTTACAGATATTTTGCTACACCAAAGCGTAAATTTATTATTGCAGATACACCTGGTCATATTCAGTATACTAGAAATATGGTTACGGGTGCTTCTACCGCAAACTTGGCTATTGTTTTAGTTGATGCTAGAAATGGTGTAATCGAACAAACAAGACGTCATACATTTATTGCATCTCTTCTTAAAATTAAACACATTGTTGTTGCAGTAAACAAAATGGATTTAGTTGATTATTCTGAAGAACAATTCAATAAAATTAAGGCAGATTTCTTAGAAATGTCGAGTAAAATTGGTATCGAAGATATTCGTTTTATACCAATTTCTGCATTAAAAGGAGATAATGTTGTTGATGATTCTGAAAGAACTCCTTGGTATAAAGGTGGTGCTTTATTAAGTAACCTTGAAGCTGTTGAAATCGACGAAGATCATGATCTTGTAAATGGTCGTTTCCCTATTCAACGTGTTATTTCTCCTGAAGGAAGTGATTTTAAAGGGTTTGCAGGTAGAGTAGATGGTGGTATTCTTAAAGTTGGAGATGCTATTGAAGCATTACCTTCTGGAACAAAATCTAAAATCAAATCTATAGAAACAATGGATGGTAAATTGGAAGAAGCATTTCCTCCAATGTCTGTTGTACTTACTCTAGAGGATGAAATTACTGCAGAAAGAGGTGATATGTTGGTAAGAGCTGAAAACCAACCTGAAAAAGCGACTGAAATTACTGCAACGTTATGTTGGATGAATCAAAATGCTTTAAAAGCAGGTTCAACTTATGTATTACGTCATACTTCTAATGAAGTAAAAGCTGAAATTAAATCTATTGATGAAAAATTAGATATCAATACGATGCAAAATATCAGCGAAACAACAGAACTTAAAATGAACGAAATTGGTAAAGTAGTTATTACTACAAAAGCACCAATTTTTGTTGATAAATATAAAAAGAACAGAGCAACAGGTAGCTTAATCTTAATTGATGAAGAGACAAATGAAACAGTTGCTGCAGGAATGATTTCATAA
- a CDS encoding mechanosensitive ion channel family protein produces MELQDLSEFQTEAMHILTVYGFKVVQALACIIIGFYIANKIGDVVASQVKKKSNNNHALIDFIVSLTKITLKVIIIVTAIGMAGVETTSFIAMLGSAGLAIGLALQGSLANVAGGALVLTLRPFKKGELIEAQGHLGTVEDIGLFATTIKTPHRRHIFIPNGALAGGVIKNYTREGFVRCDVPIGIAYDADIKKTRDVLLSIANNDKRVLRDPEEPVVWVVNLGDSSVDLQLRVHISVDDYWNFLFETTEAAKLALDDNGIEIPFPQRVVHMKQS; encoded by the coding sequence ATGGAATTACAAGACTTATCAGAATTCCAGACAGAAGCAATGCATATTCTTACTGTCTATGGTTTCAAAGTCGTACAAGCTTTAGCTTGTATTATCATCGGTTTCTATATCGCAAATAAAATTGGAGATGTAGTTGCTTCACAAGTAAAAAAGAAATCTAATAACAACCATGCTTTAATTGATTTTATCGTATCTCTAACAAAGATTACTTTAAAAGTAATTATTATAGTTACGGCAATTGGAATGGCTGGTGTAGAAACCACTTCATTTATTGCGATGTTAGGTTCTGCAGGTTTAGCTATTGGTTTAGCTTTACAAGGATCTCTTGCAAATGTTGCTGGTGGTGCTTTAGTACTTACTCTTCGTCCTTTCAAAAAGGGTGAATTAATTGAAGCTCAAGGGCATTTAGGTACTGTAGAAGATATTGGTTTATTTGCTACTACAATCAAGACTCCTCATAGAAGACATATTTTTATTCCTAACGGGGCTTTAGCTGGTGGTGTTATAAAAAACTATACTAGAGAAGGTTTTGTACGTTGCGATGTTCCTATTGGGATAGCTTATGATGCAGATATAAAAAAAACACGTGATGTTCTTTTAAGTATTGCTAACAATGATAAAAGAGTTTTAAGAGACCCTGAAGAACCTGTAGTTTGGGTTGTAAACTTAGGAGATAGTTCTGTAGATCTTCAATTAAGAGTTCATATTAGTGTTGATGACTATTGGAACTTCTTATTTGAAACAACAGAAGCTGCTAAACTTGCACTTGATGATAATGGTATCGAAATTCCATTCCCACAAAGAGTTGTGCATATGAAACAATCATAA